A single Nostoc sp. PCC 7107 DNA region contains:
- a CDS encoding chloride channel protein — translation MTLLPPTNLRKVMEQPAFPKPSHRLTHLINRFQPTPETVVLFLAMLIGGGTGMGVVTFHYLIELIHHLMLEDLMSVIGAWGGWTLACVPIMGGLIVGLMRWRTQDFGPSLSSLIAASQGTAIKRPLRPVTKMIAASVSLGSGASLGPEGPSVEIGANFGMLLSLILQVSQERQRLLLSAGAAAGLAAGFNAPIAGVFFALEVVMGATSFATSAVSVVLLAAVVAALIAQIGLGTQPAFALPVYQVRSPIELPLYLGLGLGASLISLAYTELIRLAKACFAGSVPGFGFFKGIPKSIHPIIGGVILGLVALQFPQILGIGYGTVQAMLQDVEFSLNLLLSLLVVKLFMTAISAGSGFVGGLFAPAMFLGASFGSAYAKILCLIAPGIDAYMAAPPAYAMVGMAAVLAASVRAPLTAILMLFELTRDYRIVLPLMAAVGLSVWLIDQIKPNINSNSKLQQFGLADLKDEQAEIVQEILVEDAVLSCPKKLLATLGLLEAAMEMTRDRTRSALVINEAEQLVGIISLEDINRSLARWKNYQNSATEILSELSNQTIMDICTTEILYAWRDEPLSEALDRMALRGLHQLPVVARDNHERILGLLEKEQIALTCNLAFTRKTLQQYIFSQKSTVNGQ, via the coding sequence ATGACTCTCTTGCCTCCCACCAACTTAAGGAAGGTAATGGAACAACCTGCATTTCCTAAACCTTCTCACCGCTTAACACATCTAATTAACCGTTTTCAACCCACACCGGAAACAGTAGTGCTGTTTTTAGCCATGCTAATTGGTGGTGGTACTGGCATGGGTGTAGTGACATTTCACTATTTAATTGAGCTAATTCACCATCTGATGCTAGAAGATCTGATGAGTGTGATTGGTGCTTGGGGAGGCTGGACTTTAGCCTGTGTTCCCATTATGGGCGGATTAATTGTCGGATTAATGCGCTGGCGCACTCAAGATTTTGGCCCTAGTTTGTCATCTTTAATTGCCGCCTCCCAAGGAACAGCAATTAAGCGACCCTTAAGGCCTGTCACCAAGATGATTGCTGCATCTGTTTCTTTGGGAAGTGGTGCTTCTTTAGGGCCAGAGGGGCCGAGTGTAGAAATTGGCGCTAATTTCGGAATGTTGTTGTCGCTGATTCTCCAAGTATCTCAAGAACGCCAACGATTACTTTTAAGCGCTGGTGCCGCCGCCGGATTAGCGGCTGGCTTTAATGCACCGATCGCTGGGGTATTTTTTGCTTTAGAAGTAGTTATGGGGGCAACATCTTTTGCCACTTCAGCGGTGAGTGTGGTGCTACTAGCTGCCGTTGTGGCTGCATTAATTGCCCAAATTGGCTTGGGAACGCAACCTGCTTTTGCTTTACCTGTATACCAAGTCCGTAGCCCTATAGAATTACCTTTGTATCTCGGCTTGGGTTTGGGAGCAAGTCTGATTTCTCTAGCTTATACAGAATTAATTCGGTTAGCTAAAGCTTGCTTTGCTGGCTCAGTTCCTGGTTTTGGGTTTTTCAAAGGCATCCCCAAGTCAATTCATCCAATTATCGGTGGTGTCATTTTAGGGCTAGTAGCTTTGCAATTCCCGCAGATTTTAGGCATCGGTTATGGTACTGTCCAAGCCATGCTTCAGGATGTGGAGTTTTCCCTCAATCTATTGCTGTCCTTGTTGGTAGTCAAGTTATTTATGACTGCTATTAGTGCTGGGAGTGGTTTTGTGGGTGGTTTATTTGCCCCTGCGATGTTTTTGGGTGCTTCCTTTGGCTCGGCTTATGCCAAAATTTTGTGTCTCATCGCTCCAGGAATTGACGCATATATGGCTGCACCTCCAGCCTATGCAATGGTGGGGATGGCTGCTGTACTGGCGGCTAGTGTGCGAGCGCCATTAACGGCGATTTTAATGCTGTTTGAACTAACTCGTGATTACCGCATTGTTTTACCGTTAATGGCCGCGGTGGGTTTAAGTGTGTGGTTAATTGATCAAATTAAACCAAATATCAACTCTAACTCGAAACTTCAACAATTTGGTTTAGCAGATTTGAAAGATGAGCAAGCAGAAATTGTGCAGGAAATTTTGGTAGAAGATGCTGTGCTTTCCTGCCCCAAAAAATTGCTTGCAACTTTAGGATTGTTAGAAGCTGCGATGGAAATGACCCGCGATCGCACACGCAGTGCTTTAGTAATTAATGAAGCCGAGCAATTAGTCGGGATTATTTCTTTAGAAGATATTAATCGCTCTCTTGCCCGCTGGAAAAATTACCAAAATTCTGCTACAGAAATTTTGAGCGAATTATCCAATCAAACTATCATGGATATCTGCACCACTGAAATTCTTTATGCTTGGCGAGATGAACCTTTATCTGAAGCTTTAGATCGCATGGCTTTACGTGGTTTGCATCAGTTACCAGTGGTAGCCAGAGACAACCATGAACGAATTTTAGGTTTATTAGAAAAAGAGCAAATCGCATTAACATGCAATTTGGCCTTTACCCGCAAAACACTCCAGCAATATATTTTTAGTCAAAAGTCAACGGTCAATGGTCAATAG
- the cbiB gene encoding adenosylcobinamide-phosphate synthase CbiB produces the protein MTLIIAAILDFLIGDPWGWPHPVQVMGWIISRFTKLALSICQNSLTQRIAGILLGIILIIGSGCIGWLTVQIARELHPILAIVIESIILASCFALRSLRTAATDVLQPLITGNLSVARQALSNYVGRDTQNLSEAEILRAVLETVSENATDGVMAPLFYAIIGACIPNLGAVPLALAYKASSTLDSMVGYKEAPYTYLGWFCARLEDYLTWLPCRLTVITLALLSGKPLSVWRICCRDAILDPSPNSGWSECAYAAILGVQMGGINWYRGVAKEKPLLGDAIYPITPTTIHQALQLTRYSFLLWLGIAIAILFCLPNKS, from the coding sequence ATGACATTAATCATCGCCGCAATTTTAGATTTTCTAATAGGTGATCCTTGGGGTTGGCCTCATCCAGTACAAGTGATGGGATGGATAATTTCTCGCTTCACAAAATTAGCTTTGTCTATATGTCAAAATTCCCTAACACAAAGAATTGCCGGAATTTTGCTGGGAATAATTTTAATCATTGGTAGTGGTTGTATCGGTTGGCTAACAGTTCAAATTGCCAGAGAGTTACATCCAATATTGGCAATAGTCATAGAAAGTATCATCCTCGCCAGCTGTTTTGCGTTGCGAAGTTTGCGAACAGCCGCCACAGATGTTTTACAACCTTTAATTACTGGCAATTTATCAGTAGCGCGTCAGGCTTTAAGTAATTATGTTGGTCGAGATACGCAAAATTTGTCAGAAGCTGAAATTTTGCGGGCTGTGTTAGAAACTGTCAGCGAAAATGCCACCGATGGAGTGATGGCTCCGCTTTTTTATGCCATTATTGGTGCTTGTATACCAAACTTAGGTGCAGTTCCTCTAGCTTTGGCATATAAAGCCAGCAGCACCTTAGATTCAATGGTGGGTTATAAAGAAGCACCATACACTTATTTAGGTTGGTTTTGTGCGCGGTTAGAAGATTATTTAACTTGGCTACCTTGTCGCTTAACTGTAATTACCTTGGCTTTGTTATCAGGTAAACCCTTGTCTGTTTGGCGGATATGTTGCAGAGATGCCATTTTAGACCCCAGTCCCAACTCTGGTTGGAGTGAGTGTGCTTATGCGGCAATTTTGGGTGTGCAGATGGGAGGGATAAATTGGTATCGGGGTGTGGCTAAAGAAAAACCATTGTTAGGCGATGCCATTTACCCCATTACACCGACAACAATTCATCAAGCGTTGCAACTCACGCGCTATAGTTTTTTATTGTGGCTAGGAATAGCGATCGCTATATTATTCTGTCTCCCAAACAAGTCATGA
- a CDS encoding allophycocyanin subunit alpha apoprotein, giving the protein MSLIVKSILNADADARYLNPGELEPIKSFVKSGERRLRLVQSLTENRDRIVKQAGNQLFQKRPDIVSPGGNAYGQEMTATCLRDMDYYLRLITYSIVAGDSTPIQEIGVIGAREMYRSLGTPLEAVVEGIRGMKNATMSMMSAEDSQEVSGYFDYLVASLQ; this is encoded by the coding sequence ATGAGCCTAATCGTCAAGTCAATTCTTAACGCAGATGCAGACGCTCGCTATCTTAACCCAGGAGAACTAGAGCCGATTAAAAGCTTTGTCAAGAGTGGTGAGCGCCGTCTGCGGCTGGTTCAAAGTTTAACGGAAAATCGCGATCGCATAGTTAAGCAAGCGGGAAATCAGCTGTTTCAAAAGCGTCCAGATATTGTTTCACCTGGTGGTAATGCTTACGGTCAGGAAATGACTGCTACTTGCTTGCGTGATATGGATTATTACCTGCGTTTGATCACTTACAGTATCGTCGCTGGTGATAGCACACCTATCCAAGAGATTGGGGTGATAGGCGCTCGTGAAATGTATCGGTCTCTGGGTACTCCACTAGAAGCAGTGGTGGAAGGTATTCGTGGGATGAAGAATGCCACTATGTCGATGATGTCAGCAGAAGATTCTCAAGAAGTTAGTGGTTACTTTGACTACTTGGTTGCCAGTCTTCAGTAA
- a CDS encoding response regulator, translating into MKGRQPTVTILMADDDEDDSMLIREAITVSQLPIDLHAVSNGEELMDYLCHRGQYADTSLAPRPGLILLDLNMPKKNGLEVLKEIKTDPELRLIPVIVLTTSRAEENIYHTYSLGANSYIVKPMTFSALVELMKTLGKYWFDTVELPLAVAGGRNEQKPNQSSAN; encoded by the coding sequence GTGAAGGGTCGGCAACCAACCGTGACTATCTTAATGGCTGATGATGACGAAGATGACAGTATGTTAATCCGTGAAGCAATAACAGTCAGTCAATTGCCAATTGATTTACATGCGGTGAGTAATGGTGAAGAATTGATGGATTATCTTTGTCATCGTGGTCAATACGCTGATACTAGTCTGGCACCACGCCCAGGCTTAATTTTACTAGACTTAAATATGCCCAAGAAAAATGGTCTGGAGGTACTTAAAGAAATCAAAACTGACCCCGAACTACGACTGATTCCTGTTATCGTCCTCACGACATCCAGGGCAGAAGAAAATATTTATCACACTTACAGTTTGGGTGCTAATTCTTACATAGTCAAACCCATGACATTTTCCGCCTTAGTCGAACTCATGAAAACATTAGGGAAATACTGGTTTGACACTGTGGAATTACCACTAGCAGTAGCGGGAGGAAGAAATGAACAAAAACCTAATCAGAGTTCTGCTAATTGA
- a CDS encoding PAS domain-containing protein, with translation MSATISVIAASSSGRSPFAHIVEDISDRQQAETQLRRKETLLHSMNSVSPQAFYVVDKYTDNILYFNDRFCEIWGIVHLKELMEYQQLFHQDIQLPNNSCE, from the coding sequence TTGTCAGCCACTATCTCTGTAATTGCCGCCAGTTCATCTGGGCGATCGCCATTTGCCCATATAGTAGAGGATATTAGCGATCGCCAGCAAGCAGAAACTCAATTACGCAGAAAAGAAACACTGTTACACTCAATGAATAGTGTTTCGCCACAGGCATTTTATGTTGTCGATAAATACACCGATAACATCTTATATTTTAACGATCGCTTCTGTGAAATTTGGGGTATTGTCCACCTCAAAGAACTGATGGAATATCAACAATTGTTCCATCAAGATATTCAACTACCAAACAATTCGTGTGAGTGA
- a CDS encoding molybdenum cofactor biosynthesis protein MoaE, which produces MTNTFTAPVKPRIEDSFAITFAPLSLEEIYAKADASANGAVVVMSGMVRNNTDGQPVVALEYQAYEPMAMQVFYQIAAEIRTFWTEINRVVIHHRIGRLQVGEISVLIAIGCPHRGEAFEACRYAIDTLKHNAPIWKKEHWQNGSSTWVSIGACEQSGENC; this is translated from the coding sequence ATGACCAATACATTTACCGCACCAGTTAAGCCGAGAATCGAAGATAGTTTTGCAATTACCTTTGCCCCATTATCACTCGAAGAAATTTATGCTAAGGCTGATGCGTCGGCGAATGGTGCTGTGGTGGTGATGAGTGGGATGGTACGCAATAATACTGATGGACAACCTGTGGTTGCTTTAGAATATCAAGCCTATGAACCAATGGCTATGCAGGTATTTTATCAAATTGCTGCTGAGATTCGCACGTTTTGGACTGAGATCAATCGAGTTGTAATTCATCACCGCATTGGACGGTTACAAGTTGGAGAAATCAGCGTTTTAATTGCTATTGGTTGTCCCCATCGGGGTGAGGCGTTTGAAGCTTGTCGCTATGCTATTGATACCCTGAAACATAACGCACCAATTTGGAAAAAAGAACATTGGCAAAATGGTTCTAGTACTTGGGTCAGTATTGGTGCTTGCGAACAGTCAGGAGAAAATTGTTAA
- a CDS encoding response regulator translates to MNKNLIRVLLIDDDEDDYILTRDWFGEFQADGCELSWVDNYADAKQAIAANQHDIYLVDYRLGIHNGLELLREAVVNGCAAPIILLTGQGDREIDIEAMKAGAADYLEKSQLTAPLLERSLRYAIERKQTEQKIREQAALLDIATDAIFVRDLDDQILFWNKAAETLYGWRKDQVIGKKTPALWQEKNLSRLQEALRLLMKNGSWQGELHQTTTSNKKIIVESRWTLVRDFAHQPQAILVVNTDITQKQQLEAQFLRAQRLESIGTLASGIAHDLNNVLAPILMTAQLLESQLQDERSRRLIPILTANAKRGANLVKQVLSFTRGIEGERTLLQFKHLILEIQQIAKETFPKTIEITTRLPQNLWVISGDATQLHQVLMNLCVNARDAMPNGGILKIIAENLLVDKNYANMHIDAKVGPYIVISVIDTGLGISAEILDRIFEPFFTTKELGKGTGLGLSTVLGIVKNHGGFINVYSEEGQGSQFKIYLPAQQITETLEELEPVFPSGNGELILIVDDEPAIRDITKTSLESYNYKAITASDGIEAIALYAEHRDEISLVLTDMVMPSMDGLTTIRTLQKINPDIKIIAISGLASSDKVNAAYDIGIKAFLSKPYTANQLLEAISLIKNHN, encoded by the coding sequence ATGAACAAAAACCTAATCAGAGTTCTGCTAATTGATGATGACGAAGATGATTATATTTTGACTCGTGATTGGTTCGGTGAATTTCAAGCAGATGGCTGTGAGTTGTCATGGGTAGATAATTATGCAGATGCCAAGCAGGCGATCGCTGCAAATCAACATGATATATATCTTGTAGACTATCGCTTAGGCATCCACAACGGACTTGAACTTTTACGCGAAGCCGTTGTCAATGGTTGTGCTGCACCAATAATTTTACTCACAGGTCAAGGCGATAGAGAAATTGACATCGAAGCTATGAAAGCTGGCGCAGCCGATTATTTAGAAAAAAGCCAATTAACAGCACCTTTATTAGAACGTTCCCTTCGTTACGCCATCGAACGCAAACAAACAGAACAAAAAATCCGCGAACAAGCCGCATTACTAGATATTGCTACCGATGCAATCTTTGTCCGTGATTTAGATGACCAAATTTTATTTTGGAACAAAGCCGCCGAAACTTTATATGGGTGGCGCAAAGACCAAGTAATTGGTAAAAAAACACCAGCACTATGGCAAGAAAAAAACTTGTCTCGCTTGCAAGAAGCATTACGTTTATTGATGAAAAACGGCTCCTGGCAAGGAGAATTACACCAAACAACAACATCTAATAAAAAAATTATTGTCGAAAGTCGTTGGACATTAGTACGCGATTTTGCACATCAACCCCAAGCAATTTTAGTAGTAAATACTGATATTACCCAAAAACAACAACTAGAAGCACAATTTCTGCGGGCGCAAAGACTAGAAAGTATTGGCACACTAGCCAGTGGTATCGCCCATGACCTCAATAATGTCTTAGCGCCCATTTTAATGACCGCCCAACTTTTAGAATCACAGTTACAAGATGAACGTTCTCGTAGACTAATACCAATATTAACGGCTAACGCCAAACGTGGGGCAAACTTAGTCAAGCAAGTCCTGTCTTTCACTCGCGGGATTGAGGGAGAACGTACCCTATTGCAATTCAAACACTTAATCCTCGAAATTCAGCAGATTGCCAAAGAAACCTTTCCCAAAACCATCGAAATTACAACTCGACTACCGCAAAACCTCTGGGTGATATCTGGGGATGCAACCCAACTACATCAAGTGCTGATGAATTTGTGCGTTAATGCCCGTGATGCCATGCCTAATGGCGGAATTTTGAAAATTATTGCTGAAAATCTTCTGGTTGATAAAAATTATGCCAATATGCACATTGATGCTAAAGTTGGCCCTTATATTGTTATTTCTGTGATTGACACAGGTTTGGGTATTTCCGCAGAAATATTAGATCGCATATTCGAGCCATTTTTTACTACTAAAGAACTTGGTAAAGGTACGGGACTAGGACTTTCTACAGTCTTGGGAATTGTCAAAAACCACGGTGGTTTTATCAATGTCTACAGTGAAGAAGGGCAAGGTAGTCAATTTAAAATATATTTACCCGCACAGCAAATCACAGAAACCCTGGAAGAATTAGAACCAGTATTTCCTAGCGGTAACGGAGAACTAATTTTGATTGTGGATGATGAACCTGCCATTCGAGATATTACCAAAACATCTCTCGAAAGCTACAACTACAAAGCCATCACAGCCAGCGACGGGATTGAGGCTATTGCTTTGTACGCCGAACATCGAGATGAAATTTCTCTAGTATTAACAGATATGGTTATGCCATCTATGGATGGTCTTACCACTATCCGTACACTGCAAAAAATTAACCCAGATATCAAAATTATTGCCATCAGTGGACTTGCTTCCAGCGATAAGGTAAATGCTGCTTATGATATTGGAATTAAAGCTTTTTTGTCTAAACCTTACACCGCTAATCAGTTGTTAGAAGCAATTAGCTTGATTAAAAATCATAACTAA
- a CDS encoding PAS domain-containing protein, with translation MTNQDSALILIVDDDDVTRIHLRQLMEHAGYRVVEARNGCEAIGVYTDLHPDMVLLDAIMPVMNGFTCCAQLQTFPDIQDTPILMITAAYEPADVERAFAVGAIDYITKPIQWLVLSHRICHLLAASRAIKQLRQQNQQAQLREAQIKIALEAARMGTWDWDIITNKITWSDNKEALFGLKPGSFDGKYETFLNCIHPQDRHFVNISITQAVQTDTECDVEFRIVLPDLSIRWLVSKGVVFRNAAGEAARMFGIVVDITKRKQAEAELRQSEERFQIITRATNDVIWDWDLLTNQVWWNQGVQTLFGYSLSQLNADLSWWYERIHPEDQPRIESDMWDAMNRAQQFWSNEYRFRCYDNSYADILDRAYIIYDQTGKPVRMIGAMMDITERKRVQAQLQWQNLRSQLFADITLKIRQSLQIDEILQTSVTEVQKLLHADRVLILQLRSNGKAITLKEAVVSGLATASDLEIINRATFDPMCLAKYAQGTIKVISNIDQEQANISIAYLQILQQLRVKAQISVPIFLQNQIWGLLVAHECAHPRQWNNWEIELFQQLADQIGIALAQSQILETETRQRQELSRSNEELQQFAFIASHDLQEPLRKIKTFSERLISNCGDALPAPASDYLERMQNAVVRMQTLIEDLLTLSRVTTRAQPSISVNLAQITQEVLSDLEVLIQQTGATIEVGDLPTIPADPLQMRQLMQNLIGNALKFHRPQMTPIVKIYSQYFHNQSDQFVVGLELCQIIIEDNGIGFEQKYSDRIFQIFQRLHGRQEYEGTGIGLTICRKIVERHFGKITAESKPGQGTKFFVTLPMNFPTEFLFLERDY, from the coding sequence ATGACTAATCAAGATTCAGCACTGATTCTGATTGTCGATGACGACGATGTAACGCGAATTCACTTGCGTCAACTGATGGAACATGCAGGATATCGAGTTGTAGAAGCCCGTAATGGTTGTGAAGCTATTGGTGTCTACACAGATTTACATCCAGATATGGTGCTATTAGATGCCATTATGCCAGTCATGAATGGATTTACTTGTTGCGCTCAGTTGCAAACATTCCCAGATATCCAAGATACACCGATATTAATGATTACAGCAGCTTATGAGCCAGCAGACGTAGAGCGAGCTTTTGCTGTAGGTGCGATCGACTACATTACTAAACCAATTCAATGGCTAGTACTATCCCACAGAATCTGCCATCTTTTGGCAGCATCTCGCGCCATCAAGCAATTACGCCAGCAAAACCAACAGGCGCAACTCCGGGAAGCCCAAATTAAAATTGCCTTAGAAGCTGCCCGTATGGGTACTTGGGACTGGGATATTATTACCAATAAAATTACTTGGTCAGATAACAAAGAAGCACTATTTGGCTTGAAGCCGGGTAGTTTTGATGGTAAGTATGAAACTTTTTTGAACTGCATTCACCCCCAAGACCGCCATTTTGTCAATATCTCGATAACCCAAGCTGTGCAAACAGACACAGAGTGTGATGTGGAATTTCGCATCGTTTTACCTGACCTGAGTATTCGCTGGTTAGTGAGCAAAGGTGTAGTTTTTCGCAATGCGGCTGGGGAAGCTGCGCGAATGTTTGGAATAGTCGTAGATATTACTAAGCGTAAACAGGCAGAAGCCGAACTACGGCAAAGCGAAGAACGATTTCAAATTATTACCCGTGCAACTAACGATGTAATCTGGGATTGGGATTTGCTTACTAATCAAGTGTGGTGGAATCAAGGTGTACAAACACTGTTTGGTTATTCATTGTCTCAATTGAATGCTGATTTAAGCTGGTGGTACGAACGCATACATCCAGAGGATCAACCAAGAATCGAGAGTGATATGTGGGATGCGATGAATCGCGCTCAACAATTCTGGTCGAATGAATACCGCTTTCGCTGTTATGACAACTCCTATGCCGACATTTTAGATCGGGCTTATATCATCTATGACCAGACAGGCAAACCTGTACGGATGATTGGCGCAATGATGGACATTACAGAACGCAAGCGGGTACAGGCGCAACTACAATGGCAAAACTTGCGATCGCAATTATTTGCTGATATCACCTTAAAAATTCGTCAGTCTCTACAAATTGACGAAATCTTGCAAACCAGTGTCACAGAAGTACAAAAATTACTCCATGCAGACCGAGTATTAATTTTACAACTGCGCTCAAATGGTAAAGCCATCACCCTGAAGGAAGCTGTAGTTTCTGGTTTAGCAACGGCTTCTGATCTGGAAATAATTAACCGAGCAACTTTTGACCCAATGTGTCTGGCAAAATATGCTCAGGGAACGATTAAAGTTATTAGTAACATCGACCAAGAGCAAGCCAACATCTCAATAGCTTATCTCCAAATATTGCAACAATTGAGGGTCAAAGCCCAGATATCCGTGCCAATTTTTCTGCAAAATCAAATCTGGGGCTTGCTGGTAGCCCATGAGTGCGCCCATCCCCGTCAGTGGAATAACTGGGAAATTGAACTTTTTCAACAACTCGCAGATCAAATCGGGATTGCTTTAGCCCAAAGCCAAATTTTAGAAACCGAAACTCGTCAACGTCAAGAACTCAGCCGTTCTAACGAAGAACTACAACAATTTGCCTTTATCGCCTCCCATGATTTACAAGAACCACTACGGAAAATTAAAACCTTTAGTGAACGGCTGATTAGCAACTGTGGCGACGCTTTACCCGCACCTGCATCAGATTATCTAGAGCGAATGCAGAATGCTGTTGTGAGAATGCAGACTTTAATCGAAGATTTATTAACACTCTCACGAGTGACAACCAGAGCGCAACCTTCTATATCTGTGAATTTAGCGCAAATTACTCAAGAGGTATTGTCTGATTTAGAAGTGCTAATACAGCAAACAGGCGCAACCATAGAAGTTGGAGATTTACCGACAATTCCCGCTGATCCTCTACAAATGCGCCAATTAATGCAAAATCTGATTGGCAACGCCTTGAAATTTCATCGTCCACAAATGACACCCATTGTCAAAATCTATAGTCAATATTTCCACAATCAATCAGATCAATTTGTTGTGGGTTTGGAACTTTGTCAAATTATCATTGAAGATAATGGGATTGGATTTGAACAAAAATATAGCGATCGCATCTTTCAGATTTTTCAAAGGTTACATGGTCGTCAAGAATACGAAGGTACAGGCATTGGCTTAACTATCTGCCGTAAAATTGTCGAACGGCATTTTGGCAAAATTACTGCTGAAAGTAAACCAGGACAAGGGACAAAATTTTTTGTAACTTTGCCGATGAATTTCCCTACAGAATTTTTATTCCTAGAGAGGGATTACTAA
- the pyrR gene encoding bifunctional pyr operon transcriptional regulator/uracil phosphoribosyltransferase PyrR — translation MCAKVVEILSSEDLRRTLTRLASQIVERTRDLSQLVLMGIYTRGVPLAESLARQIEILEGVTVPVGALDITFYRDDLDKIGLRTPVKTDIPFDLTGKTVVLVDDVIFKGRTIRAALNAVTEYGRPEIIRLAVLVDRGHREVPIQADFVGKQLPTAKEEVVKVYLQDLDGRDAVELIGD, via the coding sequence ATGTGTGCAAAAGTAGTTGAAATTCTCTCATCAGAAGACTTGCGGCGTACCTTAACCCGCCTAGCGTCGCAAATTGTCGAACGGACGCGTGATTTATCGCAACTGGTACTTATGGGTATTTATACTAGAGGAGTACCCCTTGCAGAATCATTGGCACGTCAAATTGAGATACTGGAAGGTGTCACAGTGCCTGTAGGAGCTTTAGATATTACTTTTTATCGAGATGACCTTGACAAAATTGGCTTGCGGACTCCTGTCAAAACCGATATCCCTTTTGACCTGACAGGGAAAACCGTTGTCCTAGTTGATGACGTAATTTTCAAAGGGAGAACAATTCGCGCGGCTTTAAACGCTGTAACTGAGTATGGTAGACCAGAAATAATTCGTTTAGCTGTGTTAGTAGACCGAGGTCATCGAGAAGTGCCAATTCAAGCAGATTTTGTTGGTAAGCAATTACCCACAGCAAAAGAAGAAGTGGTCAAAGTTTATTTGCAAGACTTAGATGGACGAGATGCAGTGGAATTAATTGGAGATTAA
- a CDS encoding AbrB family transcriptional regulator encodes MPKQKKIEPLVGEELLKKVKELENLSKEEKAKHCGYYTVTKNGIERVNMMKFLNALIDAEGIQLDSAPNANGRGGRSASYRISVQSNGNLLIGSAYTKQMNLKPGDEFLITLGKKHIRLRQVDPEDKEGIEEIEASA; translated from the coding sequence ATGCCTAAACAGAAAAAAATTGAACCTCTCGTCGGGGAAGAACTGCTCAAAAAAGTCAAAGAGCTAGAGAACCTTAGCAAAGAAGAAAAAGCCAAGCATTGCGGCTACTATACCGTTACCAAAAATGGTATAGAGCGCGTCAATATGATGAAATTTTTAAATGCCCTCATTGATGCTGAAGGCATTCAGTTAGACAGTGCGCCCAATGCAAATGGACGTGGTGGACGTAGTGCCAGCTATCGTATTAGCGTACAATCCAACGGTAACTTACTGATTGGTTCAGCTTACACAAAACAAATGAATCTCAAACCAGGTGATGAGTTTCTGATCACTTTAGGGAAGAAGCACATTCGCCTGCGCCAAGTAGATCCAGAAGACAAAGAAGGTATTGAGGAAATAGAAGCCTCAGCATAA
- a CDS encoding RrF2 family transcriptional regulator, with the protein MKLTTKGHYSVKALLDLSLQPDYGPVSVRAIAQRQDIPAPYLEKLLIEMRRSGLVKSMRGSIGGYQLAREPREISIGQILEAVGETITHIPDRHPTPIQAEDWVTYTLWQRLNQKLKEALYSITLADLYYDARSWQASLGEEASFVV; encoded by the coding sequence ATGAAACTAACTACCAAAGGACATTACAGTGTCAAGGCATTGCTAGATTTAAGCTTACAGCCAGATTACGGGCCTGTATCTGTCAGAGCGATCGCTCAACGCCAAGATATTCCTGCACCTTACCTAGAAAAATTGCTCATAGAAATGCGTCGTTCGGGGTTAGTTAAATCAATGCGTGGTAGCATTGGCGGCTATCAACTAGCCAGAGAACCAAGAGAAATCTCCATTGGCCAAATATTAGAAGCCGTCGGCGAAACCATTACCCATATTCCCGATCGCCATCCAACACCAATCCAGGCTGAAGATTGGGTAACTTACACTCTCTGGCAAAGACTCAATCAAAAACTTAAAGAAGCTTTATACAGTATTACCTTGGCAGATCTCTATTACGATGCCCGCAGTTGGCAAGCATCGTTAGGAGAAGAAGCGAGTTTTGTGGTTTAG